TTTCAGACAGTGCCGTTGATCAGCTAACTAATATTTTCGCCTTTCAACATCCCTGAATTTTATAAAGATGAAGAGAAATGTGTCTCGATTACGGTTAAGTCCAAATGAAGAAGCTCAACTCATTCGAGAGGAACACGAGAGGAGAAGGAAGctgcgaatacaacaggtatatagTAGCTAACACCTAACACTCGCTCTCAGTGACGATACTTACGTACTGTCAATGCATACACTACCAAATGGTAGCTAATGATCAGCACTCTCACAGGTGCGGGAACAGGAGCGGTATATCGCTCTACAAATCCGCACGGAGGTGCAACTGCGAAGGGAGCGCGAGCTACAAAACCTGGCAGAGGAGTTGAAGGGGCAGTGGGAGCAACAGCAGAGTGAGAAACTGAAGACCCTGCAAAAGTTATACCAGGACAATCTCCGAGTTTTGGGAGAGGGACATAGGAGTGCCAAAGAAAATGTAAACACTCAACTCTCAACCTGTGTCTTAGCAATGTGTGATACATTACAGGCTGCCAGTGTAACTTGACTGGGTTTTGTAAGATTTTTTAAGCAACTTGGGTCATGCCCCAGATCACAAAATACCTGTGTCTTTACTTCACTATACAACTGGTTGATCAATGCACACTTCTTGTTTCCCCAGGAGCCTGACTGGGAGGCAATTGCACAGAAAAATGAGGAGAATCATGTTCGGGCAGATGAGCGCTATCGAGTAGCCCTCAAAGAGCTCAAATCACAGAGACAGAAAGATCAGGAGGAACAAAATCGGTGAGGCTATCAACAGGATTTTATTTGGTCAAACAAACATGGGCTTGTTACATTGTTTGATATTACATTTGGAATGTTTGATATTAAATCTGGTATGTTTTTCTTCTCCCTCAAGTTTTATGGAGGCTAGGAAGAAGTCCATACAGGTGGAGAAGCAGAGGGCAGCAAAAGTGGCCAACTTCCCATCCCTTCCACCCAACCCAATTGAGGTTCAATTTAATGTTAAGGAATCGGGCACATTGTGAACTATGGTCATTGCGATGGAAAGTTCTTAATCAAAGGCACTGTAACAATGGAATATAGAGCTCTCCTTCCAAACCCACATACCATTCTTAAAGCACACATTTAATTAACAATATTCTATTGTAGTATGAGCAAACAGCAGTCTCAGTAGATCTTACAATTCCAACAAATATATTCTCAAATTTTGTACATTTCTTTTTACTGTTAACAGAGTATTGAGTCAAGGAAGCTGCATGCAGTGAAGAAATCAGACGTGGATGCCTTCTCTGTGACTCACTATCATATGCCAGAGACTGCAGTGGACAGGGAAGTCTACACAGCACAGGTAATCTATCTTTAAAAGTTCAAAAAGATGCAATGGCCCAGTGTGATATATTGTCCTCTTTCTATTGTAACCGGtgtgttttgttccccaagccaaaCGCACAGGTGGCGGCATTGGAGGAGATGCAGCGCCTGCAGGAGCTAAgacaggaggagcagagagagagacgagagcagCTGGAGAAGGCTCATCTCAGGGGTAACCACGCGCTGAGGAGGGAACAGCTCACACAGGTACATACTGCTACACAAACACACTCGCCTTGTTCAAGACGATTCAAGTGATAACATGAAAGAAAAGTCCATGTACAACTTTCTGCGTAATGAGGCTAAACCTGTCCTGAGACGTTAAATGAATTCCTGAAATCCTTTGAATGCATATTGTATGCGTCAAGGCCAAAACAACAGCAATACCTATGTTTGTTTTGGCTGTATCAGGACCGAGAGCGCCTCCTGGTGGAGCTTGAACACATGCATCAGACAGACCTTTTGAGGCGCAGGCAGGTGATGGCTCAGATGCCTGCCCAGATCTTCCAGCCGCTCCACAAGAgacaggagatgagggaggactgGCAGAGGGATATGGAGTTCGCCTTCGAGGACATGTACACTGGAGAGAGGAGTAAGGAGGGGTGATCCAAATCATAATACATTTTTCATAGTTTTCTCTGCAGCAATGTTTTTCTACTCTGGCCCCGAGGACAACATTTGTTGGTATTGTCATGGTGTGTAGATAAGTTTTACTTGATTGAAATGGAGATATTGACTCTATCCCAGACAGAGTAGTGTGGACACACATTATTAGTATGGCACCTAATTAGTAATTACCATTAGTATGTTGGAATGGAGTTTCTCTTTTGTCTAATTAAACCTGTACTGATCTCTTGCCTGCAGGAGTGAAAGGTGACCTGGTGCTGCAGCTGGTCCCAGAGCCTCTCCTAGCTGTGTCCACTGGCAGCCAGGATGAAGACCTAGACCTGACCCAGGAGGCCACCCCTGACCTTACACCCTTGGCTGGGGCAGAGGAACAACCGGATGAAGGTGAAGAGATGGATTAATTTCTGCCGTTGGACTCCGGCTTTGGTTAATGTTTGATTTACTGACTATCAGAGTATGACCATAGTGTTGTCAAGAAAGGTTATGTGGAAACTGTAATAAATGGAGTTGGATCGTGTGCGTGAAATAAACTGTTTTGTCTGTCATTGTAGAACCATCCAGGCCTCTAGGTGGCGCTCCCAGACAGGCCTTGAAGAAACTATTGACCCGCATCAGGTCACAGAGAGACCAGTGGAGCTACCGGAGGCTGGTTGATCCCCCAGGTGACTGCCAAACTACTCCGACAGCAGAGTGCGACATGTCCACAGGCATTACGACCATTGAGACAGGTTCTCTGGCCAGTGAGGAGAGGGGCCGTCCTTTGACCACTATTTCCAGACTCCCAGACCCCTCTCAGTCAGCCCAAGGTTAGTGAGCCCTTTGTAGACCTTCTTGATTTGCTGCTATAAGGTTGAAGGttcaagaaaaacatttttttctgtaGTGGTTTTTTCTTAATGATCCATTTCATGTATTTTGTCTGATTAGCTATAGAGACAACAGAAGAGTCCATAGTGGCTGGTACCCTGCT
This portion of the Oncorhynchus tshawytscha isolate Ot180627B linkage group LG26, Otsh_v2.0, whole genome shotgun sequence genome encodes:
- the LOC112215029 gene encoding centrosomal protein of 295 kDa, whose product is MKRNVSRLRLSPNEEAQLIREEHERRRKLRIQQVREQERYIALQIRTEVQLRRERELQNLAEELKGQWEQQQSEKLKTLQKLYQDNLRVLGEGHRSAKENEPDWEAIAQKNEENHVRADERYRVALKELKSQRQKDQEEQNRFMEARKKSIQVEKQRAAKVANFPSLPPNPIEVQFNSIESRKLHAVKKSDVDAFSVTHYHMPETAVDREVYTAQPNAQVAALEEMQRLQELRQEEQRERREQLEKAHLRGNHALRREQLTQDRERLLVELEHMHQTDLLRRRQVMAQMPAQIFQPLHKRQEMREDWQRDMEFAFEDMYTGERSKEGSER